The Piliocolobus tephrosceles isolate RC106 chromosome 4, ASM277652v3, whole genome shotgun sequence genome contains the following window.
NNNNNNNNNNNNNNNNNNNNNNNNNNNNNNNNNNNNNNNNNNNNNNNNNNNNNNNNNNNNNNaagtgctgggattacaggcttgagccaccgcgcccggcctggacccTTTATTTAACATACCCTTCAACTGCCTCTGAGAGCCCTTGTGAAGCTTACAGAAGACTAGTagtttaggccgggtgcggtggctcaagcctgtaatcccagcacttcgggaggccgagacgggcggatcaggaggtcaggagatcgagaccatcctggccaacacggtgaaaccccgtctctactaaaaatacaaaaaactagccgggcgaggtggcggcgcctgtagtcccagcttctcaggaggctgaggcaggagaatgacgggaacccgggaggcggagcttgcagtgagctgagatccggccactgcgctccagcctgggcgacagagcgagactccctctcaaaaaaaaaaaaaaaaaagaaaaaagaaaaaaaagactagtaGTTTAGCTTCCCAATTATCTGTTTGTCATTTATGTAGTTGGATCTGTCTGTTATAATCTTTTTGAGCTTTTCAGGTTGAattaaagtttccatttttaatgttttgattaaatttataatattctTCTGTTTTGTTACTTCTTTTAGATGGAAAAGAAATGCTGAGAAATACATAAAGTTTTCCTCTTCTGCCTTGGATATTTATAATGGGTATCGGGAAGTCTAAAATAGATTCttgccctctttctctctcttgggGTAAAAGGCACAGTGTGGATACAAGTCCAGGATATCATGAGTCAGATTCCAAGAAGTCTGAAGATCTATCCTTGTGTAATGTTGCTGAGCACAGCAATATAACAGAGGGGCCAACAGGAAAGCAGGAGGGAGCTCAAAGCATGGAAGACATGCTTGAAGAAGAAGCTGAAGAAGAAGTGTTCCTCAAATTTGTAATATTACATGCAGAAGATGACACGGATGAAGCCCTCAGAGTCCAGAATCTGCTACAAGATGACTTTGGTATCAAACCCGGAATAATCTTTGCTGAGATGCCATGTGGCAGACAGCATTTACAGAATTTAGATGATGCCGTAAATGGGTCTGCATGGACAATCTTATTACTGACGGAAAACTTTTTAAGAGATACCTGGTGTAATTTCCAGTTCTATATGTCCCTAATGAACTCTGTTAACAGGCAGCACAAATACAACTCTGTTATACCCATGCGGCCCCTGAACAACCCCCTTCCCCGAGAAAGGACTCCCTTTGCCCTCCAAACCATCAATGCCTTAGAGGAAGAAAGTCGTGGCTTTCCTACACAAGTAGAAAGAATTTTTCAGGAGTCTGTGTATAAGACACAACAAACTATATGGAAAGAGACAAGAAATATGGTACAAAGACAATTTATTGCCTGAGACGAAACATATGACATGTGGCTGGCTCCTGTTTCGTAAACCAAATGATTAATCTTCACTTGAGAAAGCAGTTTCTAGGAAATGTTTAAATAGAAGAGAGTCTTAGCCATAAAGAAACCTATGGAGCACAAGAAAGATAAATTTCTGCAGGACAATCTATAAAATTGTGGTACTTTTTGATGTTTCGGTAAACTTGACATTGTCGGTTTCAAGGACTTTTCTTTCACAATTTTCCTAGGTCATGGATATGAAAAAGGATTCTCAATCCATATTCCTCGTACTGAACCTTGAACAAAAACTTGTAtgacagacatttttaaaaatgtgacaagGCTTTTATTCTCTGAATTTTGATCTcaaaggacacagaaaaaaaaatggccttaGGAGATCTGATCACACTTCCTCCTGAGACGCGTCTCATGGATGTTGCAATAAGCTTTCGGGTACTATCACCTAGAAATATGAATTGCCAGAATAGAACATTTAGCATATTGAGTGTTGATGcatataaaatcagaaatagatgTGAGAATGgtggaactttttaaaagaacccAGTCAAATGTATTTTCTGCTGAAATCTGCATGTTCAGAGGCATTTCCCACCACCGGTTCACAGCCCATTTGATAGTGTGGTAGTCAGAGACTTCATGGAGTGGTGTTCAGATGTCCTCTGGGGCTTAAAGCTCTTCATATTAGTCATCATCTGTAACTACGGCTTTATTTGCAGAGCTTCTAAAAGGTGTATAACTGTGTGAGTGGCCAGATACTCACTTTTAAAATCAATAGCCTCTCTTATGGAAGCTTTAAAGAAGTTTCCCTCACACACAATCCTCTTCTCAGGAAGTATTTCTCATTTAGGTCTTCAAAGTAGCCTGACTgtgttgcatgtgtgtgtgtgatgggttATTTGTAAAGACTTTGGATAGAAGGAGATGTATTTTATTACCTCCTGTTCTAGAGCCCCATGCTTCTAACAAGCCAGAGAGGCCCCAAACCGGATTGTTTCTTTTCACCACAGCCCTTCTGCCCATCTGAGATTGAGGGAGCGTCGTCCACTTGCGATCAGGGATGGGGTGGAGAATGGGTCATGTCATGTAATGAgaaaaacactctttaggatcaTGAGACCTGGTTCTAGTCCAATCTCTGCCACTGAGGATGAATGTAACTGTGGGCACACTATTTACCCTCCTTTATATGTGAAATGAAAGGGTTGGATTGATGGATCTCTAAAGGCCTTTGTCCTCTATGAGGATGTGAAAAATAGGAACCACAAAAGGGAACAAGCAAAAAAGTTCGGATTTGACAAAGTGATATATAATAATTGCAGAAGGCTTTATATATGCttataatgaaaatatcttttttgtatattgacaGCATAATTGATTTTTAATGCTGTCATTACACTTTtaaagtcacagaaaaaaatatacatgctTATTcaggttttcttaaaaataaatgtttatagagaTCCTTGAGTAAAGacattttgcttaatttctttcttcttatccCCACTTGTATATCCCCTACCAGTACTGGGATCTGCAGGCATCTTTTTGCAGTTACCTCTTCATAGCCATGAACCAAAGCGTTCTATGGGGAGTATGCAAGTAAGTCAAGCCTCCTATTCTGTTAGTACTTACTAGAGGAGGAGATTGTTTTCATTGCATGGCGACATTTTCTTAGCCTTAGCGTTCTGATAGTAGCTGACTACTCActtctctttttcagttttcataataagtattcattttttttgccataatgcttcctgtaaagccaaTTTTATATACTAATAAAACATGAACTACCCACTCTTCATGTCTGCCAAACTTTGGGCAGTTGATgctaaatggtattttaaaaataaatgtttttattctttactcTTGACTAAACTTGTTTATTTTCAACTCCAATGAAGATTGTGGAAGAGCGTTTTGAAATGAAGCATCGATTTGTACTTCATAGAGCACCAGACACAATGTCTCAACCAATTTGGAGTTCCATATTTTTTTatgatgaagaaaaatgttaagtgcTGAATTATTATATATGTTGAAATTATCAATTGTAACAAAATAGCTAAACTGAGGATGAAAACAGGTAAAGGTGTGGGCTTAgtcatgtgtttgtgtgttgtgtacatatgtgcacgtgcacacacacatatctaaGTGCATACACATACCAGGAAATCTGGGAAATTTTGCACCATGCTGAGGAGCTTTCATTTTGAGTACTCTTTGGGCCTTATTGCCCACCCTGGAGCTTTACAGGGAAGAACCTGAGTTGAGTCTTATGTATCAGTTAGGAAAACCCCATGCCACATGGTGTaaaccataagaaaaaaatattatctgaCTTAACAAGAGGTTCGCCAAGGTACAGGGGCTCAAAGATGTCATTAAAAACCCAGTCAGATACTGAAATATTACTCACttctaaaaaggaatgaaattctgatacatgttataacatgggtgaatcttgaaaacattatgctaagcaaaataagccagatacaaaaggacaaatattatatgattccacttatatgaggtagattcacagagacagaaagaatagaGGTTActaggggctgggaggagggaggaatagGGAGCAATTGTTTAATAGGTACAAGAGTTTCTGTTGGGGGTGGTGATGGGTAATGGTGATGATACACAACATTGCGAAacgtacttaataccactgaattgtacacttaaatatGGCTAAAATGAtagattttatgttatatatattttaccacgtACAaattgagtatcccttatccaaaatgcttgggaccaaaagtgttttggattttggattttctgattagagatgctcaacttgtaattaaaaaaaaaaaagaaaaggtgaaaaaacAATCCCaggttctttccatctttttgctCTGCCGTTCTCAGTGTTTCAGTTGAGCTCCCTCCCAAGGTGTAGCCTGACTGCTCCAGTGTCCAACACTGTATACAAACATGACAGGGTCCAGCCTAATAAGATGATAGGAGTGGTCCAaccatgtggaaaaaaaaattcactgcaCTATTGAAAATTGTTGATACCCAATAATAATAAAGAGCCATCTGACTCCCAGCTGGTTCCATTATTTCAAAATTCTCCCTACCTCTACCCTGAGTGGATacctcccagcctccctgcctcccaaCATCTTCCAACACCATTTCTGAGTCAGACTACCTGGATTTGAATTCCacctctttcctctataaatgATGTTCTTAAGGAAGATATCTAACTTTTTTGAGTCTTAATGTCCTCATCTAAAAGTAAAGATCATAAATACCTCCCTGAAAGattattttgagaatttaatGAGCTAGTGCCTCACATATAGCTACCATATCTGTGCTACTAGAACTATTTTTTGTTGCCTACACACATTCAATCTGCAGCACGGGTTGGCGGGGAGGAGACATATGCATTTTTACATACCCACAATCCTATCCTTGGAAACCTCACAACTTTTAGGGAACAGATTTTAGACAAAGACGAAGATGCCAGGCCTTGTTCCCATGTGCAGTACAGCCCCTAGTTGGGCACTGAAAAGCAGAGGAGCCCCCTTGATCAGCAAGAGATGTGTGAACTGTTAATGATGAGAATGAGTGCAGAGGAAGCTGGTGGCATGAAGGATGCAAGAGCACAGTGCCATGATTCTAACAAATAAGTAAAGTTGGGCCATAAACTAGAAAAGTAGGCAAATGGAGTCTAGGAGTGCCAGCTTTGAAGCCAGTTAAGAGGAAGAATGGGTCAGACCTGGATGCCTTCAGTGGAGTTTTGTGGCTCCTTACACTCAAAAATGCTGGATCAGCTTTGTATTCATTTAATTTTGGAGGGCAGGGGGTGTAATCCATTTAATGTAGCTCTTTTCTGGGGCTTAGCAACTCCCAGATAATTTTGCCTTATTTGGGAATAGGCTGTATGAGTTTAGTTACACTGTTCCCCTTGGGTTGGGTGGAGAAGGGAGTAAGAGTATCACTAGTCTGCTCTGCTCCTTTCTTTCTTAAGTTCTGCCTTGAATTCAACAGGCTGTTTGCTGGGGTTAACCCTTTCCAGCACAAATCAGTGATATTTTCCACTTCAGTCCCTCATCCTTCAATTTTGCAGATCCTAATGCATTGGTTGGCAAAACCACCTCACAGCATAGAAGATAACACCACTAGTCACAGAAATAACTTCCCTGGGCCCCCTCATTTGCAACAGCTCATTCCTAAGGCTCAATCCCAGTTCCTGGTGATGGATGTTGTTTCAGCCTGAAAAGCTTCATCACTTCCTCTCCAGGAACAAATACGTAGACTAGATTTCACTGAGTTATCTGTCTGCCCAGCGAAGGACCCCTGCGAGAAAGAGATCAAAGTGGTTTTCACAGTCTTGTTGCAAAGGAAATCTGAGTTGAGGACCAAGTGTCCAAAAGGTGTAGAGTGGCTCAATATTAGTATCTAATTCAGGAGAATCATTTCCGTGCAGCCAAAGGATCTTGGGTCCTTTATCTGTACATTTTGCAGGTAAAAAACCTCAATGCAGGTAAAGAAACCACATGTCATACTGTGGAGTCAGGCTATTCCCAACTGTAGAGAAAGTCCATTGATCCACGAGTGTGCTGGGGCTGGTCCCAGGGCTAGTGAGAAGCTGTTGCCATGGCTGCATTGCTGGTAAGGTGGGATTCTGTGTGTTTGCCCTGAGCAATCTGCGCTGCCTCTGTGACTTTCCTACTCTTCTCAGTCTTACACCGCCTGGTCTTAGGTCACCCGCTGAGCTGTCACAGAAAGCTACTGTACCCTCTATACCTGTGGATGGAAATTTCAGAAAGCTGTCAGGCACTTGATGAAATGAAACCACAGCATCTGGAAGTTGGTGTGCTTAAGCCAATGACTAGGAAGAATGAACAAGAGAACTGGTGGTGGTGTCCATGGACCTGACGTTTCTTATGAGATTCCAAGTAGAAAAATTTATTAGATTTTGAACACTTAACGGCTGGATAAGGACaactttcatatatatgtatatatatatgtcatatgtgGCAATCCTCTTGTCAATTAACATATTAAGTTTGGATTGAGGTAAGTAGTACTTGAAAGTGCCATTAATTAATAACTCAGAGCATGAAAATTATTTGATTACAAGCTCAacgaggccgggtgcagtggctcatgcctgtaatcccagccctttgggaggccgaggtgggtgaatcacgaggtcagtagttcaagaccagcctggccaagatggtgaaaccctgtctctactaaaaatacaaaaattaggcgcggtggcaggtgcttgtaatcccagctactcaggaggctaaggcaggagaattgcttgaacccaggtggcagaggttgcagtgagccgagttcgggCCACtgcattgtactccagcatgggcaatacagtgagactcttgtctcaccaaaaaaaaaaaaaaaaaaaagctcaacgaATTACCTTGTGGAAACAAAGAATGACAGttactctctcttctcctttgccGATGAACCTCCTCTCACAACTGTTTACTCCAACATCTATACTCCTTCACAGCTCCCTTTCTGGCGTGAGCAAGAACTGTTCTGGGGAAATCACTTCTTTAGTTGGTTTAACCCACTTCTATTTCTCTTAAGATAGAGTGAATTCTGAGTCATTTTTACTCTGAGGTGAATAATTAGAAATGCTTTTATTAGCAAATAACAGGAACCTGCCTTTAAGCAGTTTCCAAATCTAATTAGAAATGTTCCTTCCAGCTACCTACTCAAACTACAggtttaaaacaagaaaattgtttttctctattatttgtgGGGACCTCTACAAACTAGCTCCTTCCAGAGGTTTTTCATGTATATACTGGACAGGACACATAACAAACTTTCCAGATTTCTATATGTTTTATGTCTATTTATAAATAACGCTATcacattaaaatgttctaaaattagattgcaGTGCTGGTTGCACACCTCTGCACatatactaaaaactattgaGTTGTATACTTGAAATGGGTAAATTTTACGGTATGTAacatatatctcaataaagaacCTAAAAAAATACTCTAAAGCAAAAGTGACAACAAAATGCTACAGTGATTTGGAAACACGATTTAGCAATGACTAGTAATGTTGAATATGGGCATATCTTATAAATCTAGCAATTCTGCCTCTGGATTTGTATCCCAAAGAAACTCCCTCACCCATACCCAAAGGAGCACGAGTGAGAAGGATGCCTATGCAGCATTCTTTGTAATAGGTGAATAAcaggaaacaatctaaatgtccatcagtagtaGGACGCAGGAATACATTATGGCAGGTTCATGACATCAATACTATAGGGCATTGAAAATAACTAAGAAAGCTGCATATAAGAATATGGGTAAATTTCTAAGATGTAATGCTGGGGAGAAGTGAATTATAGAATAATGTGGACAATTTGATAACATTtgtataaagttttaaaacacacAAGACAGCTCCATATCTTTAATGGATACTTACTTTGGTGATGGTATATTATTTTCCATGCTCTCCTATATGTTTGAAAAagttcataattattttttaaattagcatacACTTGTAGTCATGCTAAGTGCTGTAGGCATTTCCTGCACATGCAATGATTTGAGGAAGTAAAAAAAGATGAAGACTATCAATGGGTAGAGAAACATATGCTTATAataatatgtttcattttttatcatCTACTGTATTTGGCACTTAACTTACATTATCTCCAGTGTTCCCGAGATTCCTGCAAGGTTTAGTCGTACAGTGTCCAATACTGGGCCaagaaacagatgctggaaatGTAATACACCCAAGATACAGGCTGGTAGATGATGGAGTCATTGAAATATCCAGTGGCCTGGCTCCAAAGTCTCGTGGGTCTTAGGCTTCATAATGCTGCTTCTCAATGTACCTGTCTGCTTTTCTCATGGTGGAGAAATTAAGAGAGGTCAGTAGTACAAAGAGAAAACCATAGCAATTTCTAAGTGAGAAAGAAGCAACATGGTGAGGTTGCCATAATTCTAGTCTTCTTTGCCTAGTATGCACAACTCATGACAGAGAGTCTGAGGAACTATGTGTCCTAATTCCACTGTGCTGCTGTGGAACTAACTTTTCTAATCTTCACTTTCCTCCAGAAGATTCAAAGTATTGCAGTAGCTGATTTCTAACATTTTTCCAGctgtatgatttttttctgagcTCTAAGAACTAAGGTCTCTGCCAGTTCTAAAATGCTTCCCTCCTTTTGTTGTACTTTCTTCACTTCAGGTTTTGAACAAGCATCACTAAGCACTATTCTGTCACAAACTCCATGACCTTTGGAAATGGAAATGATGCTCTCTTAGTACACCCTGTCTATGTCTAGGGTGAGAGGAGGATGTCAGTGTCATTTAGCTCTGAACAAGAAGTCCACTGCTTGGCATGATAATTTAGAGGGTCGCCAAgtactcttgttttgttttgctttatgtaCTTTATTTGCTCATACTGGATGATGCATATGTTAAATGAAACACTGCTTTGATttagagggaggaagaaaagtggGGGACATAATAAGTGGGACTAGTGTTTATTTCAGGAAAAATGTGTTGCTTAGCTCCTGGATGCGTAAAATCTTGTGCATCTTTTCCGTGTTTCAGAATAAAGATGTTGTGCAGCAATATAGGAAACATTAACAAAAGGAAATGAATGCAAACATTTACATACACTGTGATTTGTGAGTTTCAGAGTGGGATAGATCTAGCAAAAATTATGTTTCATGCTTAGATTTTATGTTAAACTACTGTGATATTGAATGCCATATGTTTTGATGAGAGTACAGCATGTGCAGCACCATTATTTGGGTTCAATTTTAGTTGTACCATTTATTTGTTGGGTAACTTTGGTCAAATTTAGTTAACCTTTCTATGCTTTCGATTTGTAAAGTGGAAATCATAGAAATGACTACCTCAGAGTTGTTCTGGAAAGAAAGTGAGTTAATAGAGATAAAGTACTTAGGACAGAAGGAGTAAGGCATTCTTAGAAGTTGCTTTCATCTTGACCTTGCCTATTATTCAAGGCTGACTGCTAAGAGACTAGTTAAGCAATTAGATCCAGATCTTGATAGTTGCCCTGTTTTTCCCCTTCAAGACCATATGTGTTACTTTCCTCTAATATGTTTGCCTAAAGCCAAAGAACAATCCATCTACCCCTTAAGAATGCATTTATtgcttttaacttaaaaaatacataaagaaaagagatctCTGTAAGGATGAGCTCCATCTTATGGTGGGCTTCATCTATACTGCCTCCTTCTCGTCACGGTGGCTGATGCAGTCAGGCATCCAGTCACTGGTACACAGCTGACAGAAAACTCAGGGCTGGTGTTCTAAAGGGGGTGACATAAGGATCTGTAATCACTGACCCAGCGACTCCAATACTTTCTTTGTTTCACTGAGTTTTATGTTTGCCCAGAACTGGAAGGCTCCCAGCCATTCATTCACTGGTCAGTTCTATGTGTGTGCTGTAGTAGCTACTCTGTTGCTAGCAACAAGAAGAGGGAGGTGAGGACAGCTCTAGGCCTGATTTTCACTGCCAAGGAAATTCTGGCACGGGTTAGTACCCTGCTACATGGTTGGCATGGAGAGTAGAGAATTCAGACTACCTAACAATTGAGGACTTAGGGGAACAATAGGTCCTGGTTATTTTATTAGCCTTTTGCTGAgatgtttcttttattcttctttggaCTGCCCCATTAGGACCCAAGCTATTTCTTGTGGTTGTAAGGGCCTATTCaacttaaaacatttaatttaattctatttaatttttaaaaatagttaatatattCAAATGCCTCAAAATTCAAAGGGTACAATGCAGCAACCCTGTTTCCATTCTCAAAGCCATTTGCTATTACCAGCTCCTTTTGAGTTCTACCAAGATGCCTTATGCATATACAATCAataacatatgtacatatatacagatCTACCCATCCCCATCTAGCTCAGAGGTCAGCCCATACCAATGCATGAAGAgattcttcatttccttcttcttaTTGACTGCCTGGTACTCAGTTGTTTCAATGTAACATAACTTATTTTAACCAGTACCCATTGATGGATGGCTCTTTAtattgtttccagtcttttgatACTACAGTGCCCCTGTAACAAGCAACCTTGTATGTGTGAAATTTTGCATGTGTATAAATGAATATATCAGTAAGATAAAAGCCTGGAAGTGAACGTGCTGGGTTAAGAGCATGTGTATGTGAAATTTTTATGGATACTCCACAAAAGTTGAAtcagtttacattcccagcagcattATATGAAAGTGCCTGTTTTCCCATTGCCTTAGAAGAGTGTGTCACCAAACTTTGCCAATCTAAAGGTAAAAAACGGTGTCTCACCAGGGTTTTAAACGGCATTTTTTAAGACGcgaagttgaacatcttttcatatgttcaaGAGCCACTGGTATTCCCTTTTCTATGAAATATCTGTATATACCCTTTGCCCAAGTTTCTTTTGGATTATTGGTCTTTATATAACTATTATATGAATAGGTGCTCCTAAGAATAGGATCTCTTTATATGTTGGATAAATTAGCCCTGGTctgtgattttcaaatatttttcacagtGCAGGTTTAAATGTtgcttatgttaattttttttccccatggagatattttttatttgtaagtagcagaatttattagtttttcttttatctgagtTTTTTCCTAAGCTTTATAATATGCTTTAGTATCTGAGAAAGCTTGTTTACCCTTATTGTTCTTCCGTTTCAAAATTTTCTACTTCTATGCTTGCTTACTATTGCATATGAatgtgaaatattaattttaatatattaatataaatatgctTATATTGCAATAAAAATCCTTTTATTAGGGCTGCATTCCATTTATAGCTTagcttaaagagattttataTCGTTATGTTGCTGTGTCTTTCTATCTAGGGACATCTTATGCCAAAGGGCAACACAGATGTGCCATCTCTGGGTGCTTTTAACAAAAATGCCAAGCTTTTGTATATGTTATGTGTGCCAAGGGTGTAAAGCAGGCCTTGCACTAGTGCACTAATAGTTTTTACTTTATGACTTGAGCAAAACATTTTGACGCTGTATTGTGGCTATGCCTCTAAAgttaatagtaaatatttttaatttaaaaatattaagaaccttaaaaatatatatttgaataattcCCTTCCAAAGCCAGAAAATTAGAGCTATGAAGAAAGCATTGTATACACatgcttatattatttttaacgtaataacaaaaattagaaatgatgTAAATGCCCACAGGTGAAGATTTGGTTAAATTGCAGTAATCTTTATCTTGAAATGCCTTTCAGTGATTCAAAagtttttttataaatatttattgacaaaaAAATTCCAGCTATAATGTTAAGTAAAAGTACaagaaaccaaaaatatatttaatatgacttgaattcattttaaaaagttgagtgTGTATATTACATATGCTTTGAAAAAAGACAAGAAGGCAGTaaactaaaatgttaatattagcCATCTGCAAGGGTTGGATTGTgggcaattatttttttttcttctgttttgttgcaCTTTCCAACGTTTTTACAAGAAACAGTATTATTTTATGTCTAAAtaatgaaattctaaaaagatGCATAACAAGGTTTTGTTTGAATGACAAGCATAAGAGGTATATTGGtagtttaaaaatacagtattttcccAAATCAGAGCAGCCTACAAATGCTGGATGTTTTCTTCACTTTATTTATGATACAGCTACTCTTCCTAAAGAAACTCTTATTGAAATTATAGATTCATTAATGAATGActgatatgtaaatatataactttaaaaatagtgactcttagaattttttttaaagaagcacgATAGTAAAATTAAGTGTGCATAGTTGGAAAGAAATTATTGGACAGTTTTGTTATTTGCCCGTAGCATGACTATACACTTGTTGTAAAACAAAGtaatagaaaagagaaatcatCCATTATAATTTTACTGTCAAAGAAATCTTTAACCACCTATaaattagcaaaaagaaaaattaattccaTGATTGTGTTATGGATGATGAGCAAATGAGGACATCAATATGTCCGCCCTGTTTTAACTGCCACTGAAGTATCTATTTCAGCTAGAGTGGCATCTGCTTCCCACAGTGCACGTATTTGCTCTCAGGGTGAGTATGATAAGCCAGCTGCTATTAATCCTGTGCTGAGGAGTTATGTTTCCTACCCTCAGACACAAGGAAACTTGAGAACttgaaatcaaatttaaaaaatgcacatttcTTTTAAGTTTGGTTTTATTTGGAAGTTTTCTAGAAGACATTTTCCTCTTATTCCAAGAAGTATTTTattgctgaattttaaaatgttattcccGAATTTTTTAACTATTTCGGTTTTTAATACACATGAATGTTTCTGGAGACTTGGACAATGAACTACTTTGAACTGAAAATTCACGTTGACAccttactttatttaaaaaaaattttttttaaaaaat
Protein-coding sequences here:
- the TICAM2 gene encoding TIR domain-containing adapter molecule 2 → MGIGKSKIDSCPLSLSWGKRHSVDTSPGYHESDSKKSEDLSLCNVAEHSNITEGPTGKQEGAQSMEDMLEEEAEEEVFLKFVILHAEDDTDEALRVQNLLQDDFGIKPGIIFAEMPCGRQHLQNLDDAVNGSAWTILLLTENFLRDTWCNFQFYMSLMNSVNRQHKYNSVIPMRPLNNPLPRERTPFALQTINALEEESRGFPTQVERIFQESVYKTQQTIWKETRNMVQRQFIA